One Helianthus annuus cultivar XRQ/B chromosome 7, HanXRQr2.0-SUNRISE, whole genome shotgun sequence genomic region harbors:
- the LOC110869038 gene encoding transcription factor RF2b, which translates to MQNQSNTNNNPLNATSFPFKPSHHRRAHSETNFRLPDDLDLASDPYDAPSGSFEELGSEEDLFCTYMNIEKLGSGLNDGGSLDNGRSNNAGGGSGGLEDDNGGGCAGENSGGRFRHRHSSSVDSSSFLSESIEAKKAMAPEQLAELWNLDPKRAKRILANRQSAARSKERKARYMSELERKVQTLQTEATTLSAQLTLFQRDTTGLSSENTELKFRFQAMEQQAQLSDALNEALKQELERLRMATGEIASGSDGYNLGMHHVPYNQSNFFTNHPQPEPPHYHHFHQSNMSNHRHPLLAAAQQDPLGGFQGLDISSGGKFHYVKPEGPSISASESSTTY; encoded by the exons ATGCAAAATCAGTCAAACACAAATAATAATCCGCTAAATGCGACGTCGTTTCCGTTCAAACCGTCGCATCACCGGCGAGCACACTCCGAGACAAACTTCCGGTTACCGGACGATCTAGATCTAGCGTCAGATCCGTACGATGCACCTTCTGGAAGCTTCGAAGAGTTAGGATCTGAAGAAGATCTGTTTTGCACGTATATGAACATTGAGAAGCTCGGATCTGGTTTGAACGATGGCGGAAGTTTGGATAACGGTCGGAGTAACAATGCCGGTGGTGGCAGTGGAGGTTTAGAGGATGATAACGGTGGCGGTTGTGCCGGAGAAAATAGCGGTGGTAGGTTTCGGCATCGGCATAGTAGTTCGGTTGATAGTTCGAGTTTTTTGAGTGAGAGTATTGAAGCGAAGAAGGCTATGGCTCCtgaacagcttgctgagttgtgGAATCTGGATCCGAAGCGTGCTAAGAG GATTTTGGCAAACCGACAATCTGCAGCGCGCTCAAAAGAGAGGAAGGCGCGTTATATGTCTGAGCTCGAGAGAAAAGTTCAAACCTTGCAAACAGAAGCAACCACTCTGTCAGCACAATTGACTCTGTTTCAG AGGGATACAACTGGCCTGTCTTCTGAAAACACCGAACTTAAGTTTAGATTCCAAGCTATGGAACAACAAGCTCAATTAAGTGACG CTCTAAACGAGGCGCTAAAGCAAGAACTAGAAAGACTCAGAATGGCGACCGGAGAAATAGCAAGCGGTTCAGATGGTTACAATTTGGGAATGCATCATGTTCCCTATAACCAATCAAACTTCTTCACGAACCATCCACAGCCCGAACCACCACATTACCACCATTTCCACCAGTCAAACATGTCAAACCACCGCCACCCTCTACTTGCAGCCGCCCAACAGGATCCACTTGGCGGCTTCCAGGGGCTCGATATCAGCTCTGGAGGTAAATTTCATTATGTCAAACCTGAAGGCCCTTCGATATCAGCCAGCGAAAGCAGCACTACATATTGA